A region of Neovison vison isolate M4711 chromosome 7, ASM_NN_V1, whole genome shotgun sequence DNA encodes the following proteins:
- the PSMD8 gene encoding 26S proteasome non-ATPase regulatory subunit 8, translating to MFIKGRTPRAPPRKRLNTNRGGRRTAAVAPPPMLGSTSRPHFRRASVCRRRCRKSDRRFAASRKMAAAAVNGVPGSSSSGSAAASGAVLQVAAGMYEQLKGEWNRKSPNLSKCGEELGRLKLVLLELNFLPTTGTKLTKQQLILARDILEIGAQWSILRKDIPSFERYMAQLKCYYFDYKEQLPESSFMHQLLGLNLLFLLSQNRVAEFHTELERLPAKDIQTNVYIKHPVSLEQYLMEGSYNKVFLAKGNIPAESYTFFIDILLDTIRDEIAGCIEKAYEKILFTEATRILFFNTPKKMTDYAKKRGWVLGLNNYYSFASQQQKPEDTTIPSTELAKQVIEYARQLEMIV from the exons ATGTTCATTAAGGGCCGGACTCCAAGAGCACCTCCCCGAAAGCGACTGAATACGAACCGCGGCGGGCGGAGGACTGCAGCCGTGGCCCCGCCCCCAATGTTGGGCTCCACCTCCCGGCCCCACTTCCGCCGGGCGAGCGTCTGTAGGCGACGCTGCCGTAAATCGGACCGGAGGTTTGCCGCATCACGGAAGATGGCGGCTGCGGCGGTGAACGGGGTCCCGGGCTCCTCGAGCTCGGGCTCTGCGGCGGCCTCGGGTGCAGTCCTTCAGGTCGCGGCCGGCATGTACGAGCAACTTAAGGGCGAGTGGAACCGTAAAAGCCCCAATCTTAGCAAGTGTGGTGAAGAGCTGGGCCGTCTCAAG CTAGTTCTGCTGGAGCTCAACTTCTTGCCAACTACGGGGACCAAACTGACCAAACAGCAGCTCATTCTGGCCC GTGACATTCTGGAGATTGGGGCCCAGTGGAGCATCCTGCGCAAGGACATCCCCTCCTTCGAGCGCTACATGGCCCAGCTCAAATGCTACTACTTCGATTACAA GGAGCAGCTCCCCGAGTCATCCTTTATGCATCAGCTCTTGGGCCTCAACCTCCTCTTCCTGCTATCCCAGAACCGGGTGGCTGAGTTCCACACAGAGTTGGAGCGGCTGCCTGCCAAGGACATCCAGACCAATGTATACATCAAGCATCCTGTGTCCCTCGAGCAG TACCTGATGGAGGGCAGCTATAACAAGGTGTTCCTGGCCAAAGGCAACATCCCTGCTGAGAGCTATACCTTCTTCATTGACATCCTGCTTGACACTATCAg GGACGAGATTGCTGGGTGCATTGAGAAGGCCTATGAGAAGATTCTTTTCACTGAGGCCACCCGGATCCTCTTCTTCAACACACCCAAAAAGATGACAGACTACGCCAAGAAg CGAGGGTGGGTTCTGGGCCTCAACAACTACTACAGCTTTGCCAGCCAGCAGCAGAAGCCAGAAGATACCACCATCCCCTCCACGGAACTGGCCAAACAGGTCATCGAGTATGCCCGGCAGCTGGAGATGATCgtctga
- the CATSPERG gene encoding cation channel sperm-associated protein subunit gamma: protein MYPAGPAWPRLRILRALWALLAVLFASWRLWAFQDIQECTWQVVLNKFETVGKNGMSDRFFHQQPVATLDSVFRPLVDAPTDQGEKYLSFPYYLKINYSCNGESSEAQVRKGHLTGLKPVVLVTFQSPVNFHHWKIEQLQIQMEAAPFRSEEQCTAEQVCVMSWYTPMPIKNGSVLMRVDVSSNGLGPFIPTKRFQVNINGFLQRQQDNTLHFTVGNEIFNLIPRYFMNVPSRPLWYTVDQAPVLILGGIPEEKSVLLTDTSFKDSFLVELNIDSCWVGSFYCPQAIFTATIYDAIATESTLFIRQNQLVYYFTGTYLTLHESNHGSGSWVRVLANECIKSLCPVHFHSNGSEYVMALTSGKREGYVHFGTITDGHVSFQVLPKHRSVCKGIQVFNCSITWAVFIAGDYILLMLVEIQDPTTRSYFQVVSYDLVSDNLVILYTIPEFIPDARGLEFLMILGTESYTNFTMVPKGMFYNPYNNLLFIWGNFLLQSYNNENFIYLADFPKDQSIKYLVNSFHGETAIVTETEEIWYLLEGSYRMYRLFPSKAWEVHVSLQVMQQSSFYTRIETMVTLFYEDHQLYQLVYLMNGGQGRLVKRLVPVEQLLMYQQPGSHYLLEQRGNHLTLSFANFCPFTVMRLRDLPNPQIYTRQERYRAHPPRVLEPSGFHDQNSLAVYQGLVYYLLFLHSKYHKPYADPVHDSTWRWWKNKKVDQDYYFYLASNLQSASNVYIDMASYEKIYDLKAEHELPERIYLDKGTSYGFSIFVTVRGHSLEFQPERVLTTLELRSKVDLGVVLADADCIEVVVNQKVLINRNSVLFWVTLRDKRSCFDQGLSGHHLMKTSVLVKVVGAVGHCFQNTHRGLHMQGNLMIPLLIGCPPGKRLAFDITYTVEYNRLQNKHYFDCVHVDPEMPCFLFRDTFYPFFLIQDLVTGESGSFQGSYVFKVVGGGPTMDTLIEYSEEEIYRFNSPLDKTNSLIWTTKNTTTTKDSAFNIMTHQSLGIEWLCLENSPCHDTIPHSIFAPEFFFKVLVSNRGVDKSTYCDHQLIFLLHIHGLPLSAERALFILMVSFIVFIGLVSLYIIFCLLLTPMVKACNILRWKINNIITSESYYTYKSSSRIFSGTSGTKSRASSSIGSSISSKVVEGNQ from the exons TCCTCCGAGGCCCAGGTCCGCAAGGGCCACCTGACGGGGCTGAAGCCCGTGGTGCTGGTGACCTTCCAGTCCCCAGTCAATTTCCATCACTGGAAGATAGAACAGCTGCAGATCCAGATGGAGGCAGCCCCCTTCCGCAGCGAAG AGCAGTGCACCGCAGAGCAGGTATGTGTCATGAGCTGGTACACGCCCATGCCCATCAAGAACGGCAGCGTGCTCATGCGCGTGGACGTCAGCAGCAACGGCCTGGGGCCTTTCATTCCCACGAAAAG GTTCCAGGTGAACATCAACGGCTTCCTGCAGAGACAGCAAGACAACACCCTCCACTTCACTGTAGGAAATGAG ATCTTCAATCTCATACCCCGGTACTTCATGAATGTCCCGTCGAGGCCCCTGTGGTACACTGTGGACCAGGCACCAGTGCTCATCCTGGGGGGCATCCCTGAAGAGAAGTCCGTCCTGCTGACTGACACCAGCTTCAAGGACTCCTTTCTCGTGGAG TTGAACATTGACAGTTGCTGGGTAGGCTCCTTCTACTGCCCTCAGGCAATTTTTACGGCTACCATCTATGACGCCATTGCCACCGAAAGCACTCTCTTCATCCGGCAGAACCAGCTGGTCTACTATTTTACAGGCACTTACCTCACCCTCCATGAAAGCAACCACGGCAGTG GGAGCTGGGTTCGTGTCCTGGCCAACGAGTGCATCAAGAGCCTATGCCCCGTGCATTTCCATAGCAATGGCTCAGAGTACGTCATGGCCCTCACCTCTGGCAAGCGGGAAGGTTATGTCCACTTTGGGACCATCACAG ATGGCCACGTGTCCTTCCAGGTGCTGCCCAAGCATCGGTCTGTGTGCAAAGGGATACAAG TTTTCAACTGCTCCATAACCTGGGCCGTATTCATTGCTGGTGACTACATTCTCCTGATGCTGGTAGAGATCCAAGACCCCACCACCAGGAGTTATTTCCAGGTGGTCAGCTACGACTTGG TCAGTGATAACCTGGTGATCCTCTACACCATCCCGGAATTCATCCCTGATG CTCGAGGCCTGGAGTTTCTGATGATCCTAGGAACAGAGTCTTACACCAACTTCACGATGGTACCCAAGGGCATGTTCTACAACCCGTATAACAACCTGCTGTTCATCTGGGGCAACTTCCTCCTGCAGAG CTACAACAACGAAAACTTCATCTACCTGGCGGATTTCCCCAAGGATCAGTCCATTAAGTACCTGGTCAACTCGTTCCATGGAGAAACAGCTATTGTCACAGAGACGGAGGAG ATCTGGTACCTCCTGGAGGGCAGCTACCGGATGTACAGGCTATTCCCATCCAAAGCCTGGGAGGTGCATGTCAGCCTACAGGTGATGCAACAGTCCTCTTTCTACACCCGCATTGAGACCATGGTCACCCTCTTCTACGAAGACCACCAACTGTACCAG CTGGTGTATCTCATGAATGGTGGGCAGGGCCGGCTTGTCAAGAGGCTTGTGCCTGTGGAGCAGCTCCTGATGTACCAGCAGCCGGGCAGTCACTACCTCTTGGAGCAACGGGG GAACCACCTGACGCTGTCCTTCGCCAACTTCTGCCCCTTCACCGTAATGCGCTTGCGCGACCTGCCCAACCCGCAGATCTACACTCGCCAGGAGCGCTACCGGGCACACCCGCCCCGCGTGCTGGAGCCCTCGGGCTTCCACGACCAGAACTCGCTCGCCGTCTACCAGGGCCTCGTCTACTACCTGCTTTTTCTGCACTCCAAGTACCACAAG CCTTACGCGGACCCGGTGCACGACTCCACCTGGCGCTGGTGGAAGAACAAGAAAGTGGACCAG GATTACTACTTCTATCTGGCTAGCAACTTGCAGAGCGCGAGTAACGTGTACATTGACATGGCCAGCTACGAGAAGATCTACGACCTCAAGGCCGAGCACGAGCTGCCCGAGCGCATCTACCTGGACAAGGGCACCAGCTACGGCTTCTCCATCTTCGTGACCGTCCGCGGACACTCGTTAGAGTTCCAGCCGGAGCGCG TGCTCACCACCTTAGAGCTGCGCAGCAAAGTGGATCTGGGCGTGGTGCTGGCCGATGCGGACTGCATCGAGGTGGTGGTAAACCAGAAGGTCCTCATTAATCGCAACTCGGTGCTTTTCTGG GTTACGCTCCGTGATAAAAGGTCTTGCTTTGATCAGGGCCTTAGTGGACATCACCTCATGAAGACGTCCGTGTTGGTCAAG GTGGTGGGCGCGGTCGGGCACTGCTTCCAGAACACACATCGGGGACTCCACATGCAA GGCAACTTGATGATTCCATTGCTCATCGGCTGTCCCCCAGGAAAGCGCCTGGCCTTCGACATCACCTACACGGTGGAGTACAACCGCCTACAGAACAAACACTACTTTGACTGCGTGCATGTTGACCCTGAGATGCCCTGCTTCCTCTTCCGTGATA CCTTCTACCCTTTCTTCTTGATCCAAGACTTGGTGACAGGAGAGTCGGGCAGTTTTCAGGGCAG CTACGTGTTCAAGGTGGTAGGCGGTGGGCCCACGATGGACACTCTCATTGAATACAGCGAGGAGGAGATTTACCGCTTCAACAGCCCCTTGGACAA AACTAACAGCCTCATCTGGACCACCAAGAACACAACGACCACAAAGGACTCGGCCTTCAACATCATGACCCACCAGAGTTTGGGCATCGA GTGGCTGTGTCTGGAGAACTCCCCCTGCCATGACACCATTCCCCACAGCATCTTTGCCCCCGAGTTCTTCTTTAAGGTGTTGGTGAGCAACAG agGTGTGGACAAGAGCACATACTGTGACCACCAGCTCATCTTCCTGTTGCATATCCATGGCCTCCCACTCAGTGCCGAGCGGGCCCTCTTCATCCTCATG GTGTCATTCATTGTGTTTATTGGCCTGGTGAGCCTCTACATCATCTTTTGCCTCCTGCTGACCCCGATGGTCAAGGCCTGCAACATCCTCCGCTGGAAGATCAACAACATCATCACATCAGAGTCCTACTACACCTACAAGTCCTCTTCTAGAATCTTCAGTGGGACATCTGGGACCAAATCCAGGGCCAGCTCCAGCATCGGCTCCAGCATCAGCTCCAAAGTGGTGGAGGGGAACCAGTAG